A genomic segment from Nicotiana tabacum cultivar K326 chromosome 9, ASM71507v2, whole genome shotgun sequence encodes:
- the LOC107795458 gene encoding LOW QUALITY PROTEIN: histone acetyltransferase HAC1 (The sequence of the model RefSeq protein was modified relative to this genomic sequence to represent the inferred CDS: deleted 1 base in 1 codon) produces MNLQHMSGQISGQVPNQSGTSLPGLPQQSGNPFSMQMQNPIIHNNMPNMEPEFSKARIFISNKIYDYLMQRQQAHEKPPKKVMDIVKRLEEGLFKSASTKEEYLNLNTLENRLHGLIKGLRMNNHNQRVSRVNSSGPIGTMIPTPGMAQGVNSALIGTSSFDSSMASGSTIASSTVNSGSFLPMANVSSSGCLTNGYQQPTSNFLVNSGGNNLAPSMSGQRMTSQMIPTPGFNTNCGANLNGNTSVQSSMSLESPSSIAAFSSVDSTIVSQPLQQNQNSRILHTVGSHVGGGIRSGLQNRSYGQTGSLNGGLGMIGNNLHLLNGSGASESYIPATTYGNSPKSLPQHFDQQHQPLMQGDRYGVNHADTSGSGNLCLPVSSVGMVMNNQNPRAQMPNIKVQPVDQSAKMNFQSQHSLGDNHLSSYQHQHCQQPPQQFQEQRQFVQPQQKLQSQQHQLLSRSNTFAQAQLPSDLGIRVKSEPGNHDEAQHSRVNTEQFQFSNINQFQSNSVEDHSKDAVFQGQWYSTSQDGSQIPGSFSNKQNAQEELCQRTSRKDEAYPNNLSTEGSPVSQPFGSRAVATNNSSSSICRSNNLPRERQYFNQQRWLLFLIHARGCSAPEGKCPEQNCIKAQKLVKHMEGCSNFDCKYPRCPTTRVLINHYRRCRDLSCPVCIPVRKFVHAQQKVARPGCNSDMPNPPNGTCRSYDAGEIASRLTAKLSSVSAQTEDLQPSLKRTKIEPPSQSLILETENRFMPVSACESLVTQNAHLVEQHGNAVAMKSEVTDIMIEIPANAVQVSPGSIDIRTDNLDDTCIQKPVLDSAVSSSAASLVKQGNIKTEKDMDQPKQEITSATCESTSGSKSGKPTIKGVSMTELFTPEQVREHIIGLRRWVGQSKAKAEKNQAMEHSMSENSCQLCAVEKLNFEPPPIYCTPCGARIKRNAMYYTIGTGDTRHYFCIPCYNEARGDTIVVDGTTIPKARMEKKKNDEETEEWWVQCDKCEAWQHQICALFNGRRNDGGQAEYTCPNCYIIEVERGERKPLPQSAVLGAKDLPRTILSDHIEQRLVKRLKHERQERARREGKSYDEVPGAEGLVVRIVSSVDKKLEVKSRFLEIFQEENYPPEFPYKSKVLLLFQKIEGVEVCLFGMYVQEFGSECAQPNHRRVYLSYLDSVKYFRPEIKAVSGEALRTFVYHEILIGYLEYCKKRGFTSCYIWACPPLKGEDYILYCHPEIQKTPKSDKLREWYLSMLRKALKENIVVDLTNLYDHFFISTGECKTKVTAARLPYFDGDYWPGAAEDMIYQLQQEEDGRKQHKKGSIKKTISKRALKASGQSDLSGNASKDILLMHKLGETISPMKEDFIMVHLQHACTHCCILMVSGNRWVCNQCKNFQLCDKCYEVEQKLEDRERHPIYHKDTHILYPSEIEVTDDTKDKDEILESEFFDTRQAFLSLCQGNHYQYDTLRRAKHSSMMVLYHLHNPTAPAFVTTCNICHLDIEAGQGWRCEVCPDYDVCNACYQKDGGIDHPHKLTNHPSIAERDAQNKEARQLRVLQLRKMLDLLVHASQCRSSLCQYPNCRKVKGLFRHGIQCKVRASGGCVLCKKMWYLLQLHARACKESECHVPRCRDLKEHLRRLQQQSDSRRRAAVMEMMRQRAAEVANSAG; encoded by the exons ATGAATTTGCAGCATATGTCAGGGCAGATCTCTGGACAGGTTCCAAATCAAAGTGGCACTTCTCTGCCTGGGCTACCCCAGCAGAGCGGAAATCCTTTCTCTATGCAGATGCAAAATCCCATTATCCATAATAACATGCCAAATATGGAGCCCGAGTTCTCCAAAGCGCGGATATTTATATCAAATAAGAT CTATGATTATCTCATGCAGCGGCAGCAAGCCCATGAGAAACCTCCGAAGAAGGTTATGGATATAGTTAAACGCCTGGAAGAGGGCTTGTTTAAAAGTGCCTCAACAAAG GAGGAGTATTTGAATCTCAACACTTTGGAGAACCGCTTACATGGCCTGATTAAAGGCCTTCGAATGAATAATCATAATCAGCGTGTCTCTCGTGTTAATTCTTCTGGACCCATTGGTACAATGATACCAACTCCGGGTATGGCGCAAGGTGTAAATTCGGCCCTGATTGGAACATCATCTTTTGACAGTTCAATGGCTTCTGGGAGTACCATTGCATCTTCTACTGTCAACTCTGGTAGCTTCTTGCCAATGGCTAATGTTTCTTCCAGTG GGTGTTTGACAAATGGATATCAACAGCCAACTTCCAATTTCTTGGTCAATTCGGGTGGGAATAATTTGGCACCATCAATGAGTGGACAAAGAATGACAAGTCAAATGATCCCCACTCCTGGGTTTAATACCAACTGTGGTGCTAATCTGAATGGCAACACTAGTGTACAGTCTTCCATGAGTTTGGAATCACCCAGTAGTATTGCTGCATTTTCTAGTGTTGATTCCACAATTGTTTCACAGCCGCTGCAACAAAATCAAAACAGCCGAATACTGCATACAGTTGGCAGCCATGTGGGTGGTGGAATCAGGTCAGGATTGCAGAATAGATCCTATGGACAGACTGGGTCTCTGAATGGGGGACTTGGGATGATTGGGAACAATTTGCACTTATTGAATGGTTCAGGAGCCTCTGAGAGCTATATACCAGCAACCACATATGGGAACTCTCCAAAGTCATTACCGCAGCATTTTGATCAACAGCATCAGCCATTAATGCAAG GTGATAGATATGGTGTCAATCATGCAGATACATCGGGGTCTGGAAACTTGTGTCTTCCTGTTTCTTCTGTGGGAATGGTCATGAATAATCAAAACCCCCGTGCT CAGATGCCAAATATAAAGGTTCAACCAGTTGATCAGTCAGCGAAGATGAACTTTCAGTCCCAGCATTCACTGGGAGATAACCATTTATCTTCCTATCAGCATCAACATTGTCAACAGCCGCCTCAGCAGTTCCAGGAGCAACGTCAATTTGTTCAACCTCAACAGAAGCTGCAAAGTCAGCAGCACCAACTTTTGTCAAGGAGCAATACTTTTGCTCAAGCTCAGCTACCTTCTGATCTTGGTATTCGGGTAAAGTCTGAGCCTGGAAATCATGATGAAGCCCAACATTCTCGGGTCAATACTGAGCAATTTCAGTTTTCTAACATAAATCAGTTTCAGTCAAATTCAGTTGAAGACCATTCTAAAG ATGCAGTATTTCAGGGTCAATGGTATTCCACATCGCAAGATGGGAGTCAAATACCAGGTAGCTTCTCAAATAAGCAAAATGCACAGGAGGAATTGTGTCAGAGAACTTCCAGGAAGGATGAAGCTTATCCAAATAATCTGTCTACTGAGGGATCTCCGGTTAGTCAACCTTTTGGTAGTAGAGCAGTTGCCACCAATAACTCGAGCAGCTCCATCTGCAGATCTAATAATCTTCCTCGTGAACGACAATATTTCAATCAGCAGAGGTGGCTATTGTTTTTGATTCATGCACGTGGATGTTCTGCTCCTGAAGGGAAATGTCCAGAGCAGAATTGCATAAAAGCTCAAAAACTAGTGAAGCATATGGAAGGATGCAGTAACTTTGACTGTAAATATCCTCGTTGTCCTACAACGAGGGTCTTAATTAACCACTACAGACGGTGCAGAGATCTAAGCTGTCCTGTTTGTATTCCTGTCAGGAAATTTGTACACGCACAACAAAAAGTTGCTCGTCCTGGCTGTAATTCTGATATGCCCAATCCTCCTAATGGTACTTGTAGATCCTATGATGCTGGTGAAATTGCTTCCAGGTTGACTGCCAAGCTGAGTTCGGTGTCGGCTCAAACAGAAGATTTGCAGCCTTCTCTTAAGCGTACGAAGATTGAGCCACCTTCTCAATCTCTCATCTTGGAAACAGAAAATCGTTTTATGCCAGTTTCCGCCTGTGAGTCTCTTGTTACCCAAAATGCCCACCTCGTTGAACAGCATGGCAATGCTGTCGCAATGAAATCTGAAGTTACTGACATAATGATAGAAATTCCTGCAAATGCTGTGCAAGTCAGTCCCGGGAGTATAGATATACGAACGGATAATTTGGATGATACCTGCATTCAAAAACCTGTTCTTGATTCTGCTGTATCAAGTAGTGCAGCTTCTCTTGTGAAACAGGGAAATATTAAGACTGAAAAGGACATGGATCAGCCTAAACAGGAAATTACATCAGCAACCTGTGAAAGCACAAGTGGATCCAAGTCTGGGAAACCTACAATAAAGGGTGTGTCAATGACTGAATTATTCACCCCAGAGCAAGTCCGAGAACACATTATTGGTCTGAGGCGATGGGTTGGCCAG AGCAAAGCAAAAGCAGAAAAAAATCAAGCTATGGAACATTCCATGAGTGAAAATTCATGTCAATTATGTGCAGTTGAGAAGCTAAATTTCGAACCTCCGCCTATATATTGTACTCCTTGTGGTGCTCGTATTAAACGAAATGCAATGTATTATACGATTGGAACTGGTGATACTCGACACTACTTCTGCATTCCATGCTATAATGAGGCTCGTGGAGACACCATTGTTGTTGATGGAACCACTATTCCGAAGGCGAGgatggagaaaaagaaaaatgatgaggAAACTGAAGAATGG TGGGTTCAATGTGATAAGTGTGAAGCTTGGCAACATCAGATTTGTGCATTGTTCAATGGTAGGAGAAATGATGGTGGGCAAGCTGAGTATACCTGTCCAAATTGCTATATTATAGAGGTTGAAAGAGGTGAGCGTAAGCCCTTACCACAAAGTGCTGTTCTTGGAGCAAAAGATCTGCCTCGTACAATTCTCAGTGACCATATTGAGCAACGATTAGTTAAGCGTTTGAAGCACGAAAGGCAGGAGAGAGCAAGACGTGAAGGAAAAAGTTATGATGAG GTTCCTGGTGCTGAAGGGCTTGTTGTAAGGATTGTGTCATCAGTGGACAAAAAGTTGGAAGTGAAATCAAGGTTTCTCGAGATCTTTCAAGAAGAGAATTATCCGCCGGAGTTCCCATATAAATCAAAG GTGTTATTGTTATTTCAGAAAATTGAAGGTGTAGAAGTGTGCCTCTTTGGCATGTATGTTCAGGAATTTGGATCTGAATGCGCACAACCAAATCATCGTCGTGTTTATCTCTCGTATCTAGATTCTGTCAAATATTTCAGGCCAGAGATCAAAGCAGTGAGTGGCGAGGCTCTTCGTACATTTGTGTACCATGAAATTTTG ATTGGATATTTAGAATATTGCAAAAAGCGTGGTTTCACAAGTTGCTATATATGGGCTTGTCCTCCACTGAAGGGTGAAGATTATATATTATATTGCCACCCGGAAATCCAGAAAACCCCAAAATCTGACAAGCTCAGAGAGTG GTATTTATCAATGTTAAGAAAAGCTTTGAAGGAAAATATTGTTGTAGATCTCACAAATTTATATGACCATTTCTTCATTTCCACGGGCGAATGTAAAACTAAAGTTACTGCAGCTCGCCTGCCATATTTTGATGGGGACTATTGGCCTGGTGCAGCAGAGGATATGATTTATCAACTTCAACAAGAAGAAGATGGGAGGAAACAACATAAGAAGGGATCTATTAAGAAGACTATATCAAAAAGAGCTCTTAAAGCGTCTGGTCAATCTGATCTTTCTGGAAATGCATCTAAGGATATACTTCTAATGCACAAA CTTGGTGAAACTATTTCTCCAATGAAGGAAGATTTTATTATGGTCCACCTACAGCATGCATGTACTCATTGTTGTATTCTAATGGTGTCCGGAAATCGTTGGGTATGCAATCAATGCAAGAACTTTCAGCTTTGTGACAA GTGTTATGAAGTTGAGCAGAAACTTGAAGACAGAGAAAGACATCCTATCTATCACAAGGACACACATATACTTTATCCC AGTGAAATTGAAGTAACTGATGATACCAAGGATAAAGATGAAATTCTTGAGAGCGAGTTTTTTGATACAAGGCAGGCATTTTTGAGTCTTTGTCAAGGAAACCATTACCAATATGATACCCTGCGGCGTGCTAAACATTCCTCAATGATGGTCCTTTACCACCTTCATAATCCGACTGCACCAGCATTTGTGACAACTTGCAATATTTGTCATCTTGACATAGAAGCAGGTCAAGGTTGGCGGTGTGAAGTTTGCCCAGATTATGATGTGTGTAATGCTTGTTATCAGAAGGATGGTGGAATTGATCATCCTCACAAGTTAACTAATCATCCATCCATTGCTGAGCGTGATGCTCAGAATAAAGAA GCTAGGCAACTACGAGTTCTGCAG CTTAGGAAGATGCTTGACCTTTTGGTGCATGCTTCTCAATGCCGCTCTTCTCTTTGTCAATATCCAAACTGTCGGAAAGTTAAGGGGCTTTTCCGCCATGGTATACAGTGCAAAGTACGTGCTTCAGGAGGTTGTGTTCTCTGTAAGAAGATGTGGTATCTACTTCAACTTCATGCTCGTGCATGCAAGGAATCTGAGTGTCATGTGCCACGGTGCAG AGATTTGAAAGAACATCTTCGGAGGCTGCAACAGCAGTCTGATTCTCGGCGGCGGGCTGCTGTTATGGAAATGATGAGACAGCGTGCTGCGGAGGTTGCCAACAGTGCTGGATGA